Proteins encoded together in one Carya illinoinensis cultivar Pawnee chromosome 3, C.illinoinensisPawnee_v1, whole genome shotgun sequence window:
- the LOC122302704 gene encoding F-box protein SKIP14-like isoform X1 encodes MPLSFSNTYADMNCEGPRDSWSCWGLNSELEGSDCSEMGKAELGGYGESVVADDVIDKLPSDPFGMDIRSTITITGWFNNWGEESDSGCDGFGIDEAENESADPHELFAGLNWVWNGSMKFAPDSGNMKLGGISIPCDGFDGLGVETEFLDDAFALDGNVEDFMSFSGFGNWVVSKGARGLRDCGKTCFDDGEGDAPHDAMFFALGYLGVQDLLNVERVCKSLRDTVRSDHLLWRTIHIDQPLSEKITDDALLKLANRAQGTLRCLNLMECIRITDSGLKHVLETNPRLTKLLMLHVSGCSFFGFHLNLESAEPKLSVPGCVRLSVDGLLDNLRAFKSVGLPGIKHLRIGGIHSIMDKQYEELQFLLNADKHMQMSARRPRIYRGGKSYLSCDDDCAIDVEVCPRCQKFRLVYDCPAESCQGKHQTAQLCRACILCIARCINCGRCIKDRDYEETFCLDSLCLDCWKQHPNGQDRPGENGAPSFIERPGTSFASVADREDIVHRHWM; translated from the exons ATGCCTCTCAGTTTCTCTAATACGTACGCGGATATGAATTGTGAGGGTCCACGCGATTCTTGGAGTTGCTGGGGTTTGAATTCTGAGTTGGAGGGTTCTGATTGCAGCGAAATGGGCAAGGCTGAATTGGGCGGCTATGGTGAATCGGTGGTGGCTGATGACGTTATCGATAAGTTGCCTAGTGATCCATTTGGAATGGACATAAGGTCTACGATTACGATCACGGGCTGGTTTAACAATTGGGGAGAGGAATCTGATTCAGGTTGTGATGGTTTTGGGATTGATGAAGCGGAAAATGAGAGTGCTGATCCTCATGAACTATTTGCAGGGTTAAATTGGGTTTGGAATGGTTCCATGAAGTTTGCACCTGATTCTGGTAACATGAAATTAGGCGGAATCTCAATTCCTTGTGATGGGTTTGATGGACTTGGGGTTGAGACTGAATTTCTTGATGATGCTTTTGCACTGGATGGAAATGTGGAGGATTTTATGAGTTTCAGCGGTTTTGGAAATTGGGTTGTGAGCAAAGGAGCTCGGGGGTTGAGGGATTGCGGGAAAACTTGTTTTGATGACGGCGAAGGAGATGCACCACACGATGCCATGTTTTTTGCTTTGGGCTATCTGGGTGTGCAGGACCTTCTCAATGTAGAAAGGGTTTGCAAATCTTTGCGCGATACGGTTAGAAGTGATCATCTTCTATGGAGAACTATTCACATTGATCAGCCGTTGAGTGAGAAGATCACGGATGATGCTCTTCTGAAGTTGGCTAACAGGGCACAAGGTACCCTTCGGTGCTTGAACCTAATGGAGTGCATAAGAATAACAGATAGTGGTTTGAAGCACGTACTTGAAACCAATCCAAGACTGACAAAG CTCTTGATGCTGCATGTGTCAGGTTGTTCTTTTTTCGGTTTTCATCTAAATCTTGAGTCAGCAGAACCAAAG CTAAGCGTCCCAGGATGTGTCAGACTTAGTGTCGATGGCTTATTAGATAACTTAAGGGCCTTCAAATCTGTTGGCTTGCCCGGAATAAAGCACTTAAGAATTGGGGGCATCCACAGTATAATGGACAAACAGTATGAAGAATTGCAGTTTTTGCTGAATGCAGATAAACATATGCAGATGAGTGCCCGCCGACCACGGATTTATCGTGGGGGGAAGTCGTATCTCTCTTGTGATGATGATTGTGCCATCGATGTTGAGGTCTGCCCCAGGTGCCAGAAGTTTAGACTAGTTTATGATTGTCCAGCGGAGAGTTGTCAGGGGAAACATCAGACTGCCCAGTTGTGCAGGGCTTGCATACTCTGCATAGCACGCTGTATCAATTGTGGGCGCTGCATTAAGGACcgtgattatgaggaaacattttGTCTAGACTCCCTTTGTTTGGATTGTTGGAAGCAGCACCCTAATGGCCAAGATAGGCCAGGTGAAAATGGTGCACCATCTTTCATCGAGAGACCTGGTACCAGTTTTGCTTCTGTGGCAGATAGGGAAGATATTGTGCATCGCCATTGGATGTAG
- the LOC122302705 gene encoding cytosolic Fe-S cluster assembly factor NBP35-like: MENGEIPENANEHCPGPQADSAGKSDACQGCPNQEVCATAPKGPDPDLVAITERMATVKHKILVLSGKGGVGKSTFSAQLSFALAAMDFQVGLLDIDICGPSVPKMLGLEGQDVHQSNLGWSPVYVESNLGVMSIGFMLPNPEEAVIWRGPRKNGLIKQFLKDVYWGELDFLIVDAPPGTSDEHISIVQLLEATGIDGAIIVTTPQEVSLIDVRKEVSFCKKVGVQVLGVVENMSGLCQPVMDFKFTKMTETGEQRDVTEWVKEYVREKAPEIQDLFACTEVFDSSGGGAERMSREMGVPFLGKVPLDPQLCKAAEEGRSCFIDKKCGASAPALKMIIEKLIENQGFSRMLVADSA; this comes from the exons ATGGAGAATGGTGAAATTCCCGAAAACGCTAACGAGC ATTGCCCTGGTCCCCAAGCAGATTCTGCTGGAAAATCTGACGCTTGCCAAGGATGCCCTAATCAAGAAGTTTGTGCTACTGCTCCTAAAGGCCCTGAcccag ACTTGGTTGCAATCACTGAAAGAATGGCTACTGTTAAGCATAAAATACTGGTTTTATCGGGGAAAGGTGGAGTTGGCAAGAGCACATTCTCTGCCCAACTGTCATTTGCTCTGGCAGCTATGGACTTCCAAGTGGGTCTCCTTGACATTGACATTTGTGGCCCGAGCGTCCCAAAGATGCTTGGCCTAGAAGGTCAAGATGTCCACCAGAGCAACCTTGGCTGGTCACCTGTTTACGTTGAGTCCAACCTTGGGGTCATGTCCATTGGATTCATGCTTCCTAACCCCGAGGAAGCTGTCATATGGAGGGGTCCACGCAAAAATGGGCTCATAAAGCAATTCCTAAAGGATGTATACTGGGGAGAACTGGATTTTTTGATTGTTGATGCTCCTCCTGGGACCTCAGATGAGCACATCTCAATTGTCCAATTGCTCGAGGCTACTGGAATAGATGGTGCAATTATAGTCACTACTCCACAAGAAGTCTCCTTGATTGATGTGCGGAAAGAAGTGAGTTTCTGCAAGAAAGTTGGAGTCCAGGTTCTTGGGGTTGTTGAGAACATGAGTGGCTTGTGCCAGCCAGTGATGGATTTCAAGTTTACAAAGATGACAGAGACAGGTGAACAGAGAGATGTTACAGAGTGGGTCAAGGAGTACGTGAGAGAAAAGGCACCAGAGATTCAAGATTTGTTTGCTTGTACTGAAGTCTTTGATAGTAGTGGTGGTGGTGCAGAAAGAATGTCGAGGGAAATGGGTGTACCTTTTCTTGGGAAAGTACCGTTGGATCCACAGCTTTGCAAGGCAGCTGAGGAAGGTAGATCCTGCTTCATTGATAAAAAATGTGGGGCAAGCGCTCCTGCACTGAAGATGATCATAGAAAAATTGATTGAAAATCAGGGGTTCTCAAGAATGTTGGTTGCTGATAGTGCGTAG
- the LOC122302704 gene encoding F-box protein SKIP14-like isoform X2 encodes MPLSFSNTYADMNCEGPRDSWSCWGLNSELEGSDCSEMGKAELGGYGESVVADDVIDKLPSDPFGMDIRSTITITGWFNNWGEESDSGCDGFGIDEAENESADPHELFAGLNWVWNGSMKFAPDSGNMKLGGISIPCDGFDGLGVETEFLDDAFALDGNVEDFMSFSGFGNWVVSKGARGLRDCGKTCFDDGEGDAPHDAMFFALGYLGVQDLLNVERVCKSLRDTVRSDHLLWRTIHIDQPLSEKITDDALLKLANRAQGTLRCLNLMECIRITDSGLKHVLETNPRLTKLSVPGCVRLSVDGLLDNLRAFKSVGLPGIKHLRIGGIHSIMDKQYEELQFLLNADKHMQMSARRPRIYRGGKSYLSCDDDCAIDVEVCPRCQKFRLVYDCPAESCQGKHQTAQLCRACILCIARCINCGRCIKDRDYEETFCLDSLCLDCWKQHPNGQDRPGENGAPSFIERPGTSFASVADREDIVHRHWM; translated from the exons ATGCCTCTCAGTTTCTCTAATACGTACGCGGATATGAATTGTGAGGGTCCACGCGATTCTTGGAGTTGCTGGGGTTTGAATTCTGAGTTGGAGGGTTCTGATTGCAGCGAAATGGGCAAGGCTGAATTGGGCGGCTATGGTGAATCGGTGGTGGCTGATGACGTTATCGATAAGTTGCCTAGTGATCCATTTGGAATGGACATAAGGTCTACGATTACGATCACGGGCTGGTTTAACAATTGGGGAGAGGAATCTGATTCAGGTTGTGATGGTTTTGGGATTGATGAAGCGGAAAATGAGAGTGCTGATCCTCATGAACTATTTGCAGGGTTAAATTGGGTTTGGAATGGTTCCATGAAGTTTGCACCTGATTCTGGTAACATGAAATTAGGCGGAATCTCAATTCCTTGTGATGGGTTTGATGGACTTGGGGTTGAGACTGAATTTCTTGATGATGCTTTTGCACTGGATGGAAATGTGGAGGATTTTATGAGTTTCAGCGGTTTTGGAAATTGGGTTGTGAGCAAAGGAGCTCGGGGGTTGAGGGATTGCGGGAAAACTTGTTTTGATGACGGCGAAGGAGATGCACCACACGATGCCATGTTTTTTGCTTTGGGCTATCTGGGTGTGCAGGACCTTCTCAATGTAGAAAGGGTTTGCAAATCTTTGCGCGATACGGTTAGAAGTGATCATCTTCTATGGAGAACTATTCACATTGATCAGCCGTTGAGTGAGAAGATCACGGATGATGCTCTTCTGAAGTTGGCTAACAGGGCACAAGGTACCCTTCGGTGCTTGAACCTAATGGAGTGCATAAGAATAACAGATAGTGGTTTGAAGCACGTACTTGAAACCAATCCAAGACTGACAAAG CTAAGCGTCCCAGGATGTGTCAGACTTAGTGTCGATGGCTTATTAGATAACTTAAGGGCCTTCAAATCTGTTGGCTTGCCCGGAATAAAGCACTTAAGAATTGGGGGCATCCACAGTATAATGGACAAACAGTATGAAGAATTGCAGTTTTTGCTGAATGCAGATAAACATATGCAGATGAGTGCCCGCCGACCACGGATTTATCGTGGGGGGAAGTCGTATCTCTCTTGTGATGATGATTGTGCCATCGATGTTGAGGTCTGCCCCAGGTGCCAGAAGTTTAGACTAGTTTATGATTGTCCAGCGGAGAGTTGTCAGGGGAAACATCAGACTGCCCAGTTGTGCAGGGCTTGCATACTCTGCATAGCACGCTGTATCAATTGTGGGCGCTGCATTAAGGACcgtgattatgaggaaacattttGTCTAGACTCCCTTTGTTTGGATTGTTGGAAGCAGCACCCTAATGGCCAAGATAGGCCAGGTGAAAATGGTGCACCATCTTTCATCGAGAGACCTGGTACCAGTTTTGCTTCTGTGGCAGATAGGGAAGATATTGTGCATCGCCATTGGATGTAG
- the LOC122302703 gene encoding glucose-6-phosphate 1-dehydrogenase, cytoplasmic isoform-like, protein MESGSWHMEERTTLRDELFKDVDNVPETGCLSIVLLGASGDLAKKKTFPALYNLFRQGFLPPDEVHIFGYARSKISDEELRNRIRGYLSNEKSASSENLENLRNFLQLVKYVSGSYDSEEGFQLLDKEISKQELSKNTVEGSSRRLFYLALPPSVYPSVCKMIRHFCTNKSDLGGWTRIVVEKPFGKDLGSAEQLSAQIGELFEEPQIFRIDHYLGKELVQNMLVLRFANRFFLPLWNRDNIDNIQIVFREDFGTEGRGGYFDEYGIVRDIIQNHLLQILCLLAMEKPVSLKPEHIRDEKVKVLQSVLPIKDEDVVLGQYEGYRDDPTVPDNSNTPTFATVILRINNERWEGVPFILKAGKALDSRKADIRVQFKDVPGDIFRCKKQGRNEFVIRLQPSEAMYMKLTVKTPGLEMQTIQSELDLSYGQRYQGVTIPEAYERLILDIIRGDQQHFVRRDELKVAWEIFTPLLHRIDGGEMKPVPYKPGSRGPAAADELLEKAGYVQTHGYVWIPPAL, encoded by the exons ATGGAATCAGGATCATGGCACATGGAGGAAAGAACTACTTTAAGAGACGAGTTGTTCAAAGATGTTGACAATGTCCCCGAAACTGGGTGTCTCTCCATTGTTTTGCTCGGTGCTTCTGGCGATCTCGCCAAGAAGAAGACCTTCCCGGCACTCTACAACCTCTTTCGGCAG GGATTCCTACCCCCCGATGAAGTTCACATTTTTGGCTATGCAAGGTCTAAGATTTCGGATGAAGAGCTAAGAAATCGCATACGTGG GTATCTTAGTAATGAAAAAAGTGCTTCATCCGAGAACTTGGAGAATTTAAGAAATTTTCTGCAACTG gtTAAGTATGTAAGCGGTTCCTATGATTCCGAGGAAGGCTTTCAGCTGTTGGATAAGGAAATCTCAAAGCAGGAATTATCAAAAAATACTGTGGAGGGATCATCTCGGAGACTTTTTTATCTGGCACTTCCTCCATCAGTTTATCCATCTGTCTGCAAGATGATCAGGCATTTTTGCACGAATAAAT CCGATCTTGGTGGATGGACAAGGATTGTTGTTGAGAAGCCTTTTGGCAAAGATTTGGGATCTGCAGAGCAACTCAGTGCCCAGATTGGAGAGTTATTTGAAGAACCACAAATTTTCCGTATAGACCACTATTTGGGAAAGGAATTGGTGCAGAATATG TTGGTTCTTCGATTTGCAAATCGCTTCTTCTTGCCCCTTTGGAATCGTGACAACATTGACAATATACAA ATTGTGTTCAGGGAGGATTTTGGGACTGAAGGTCGTGGTGGATATTTTGATGAATATGG GATTGTTCGTGATATCATTCAAAATCATCTGTTGCAG ATTCTTTGCCTACTTGCCATGGAAAAGCCAGTTTCTCTCAAACCTGAGCATATTCGGGATGAGAAAGTGAAA GTTCTTCAATCAGTTCTTCCAATTAAGGATGAAGATGTTGTTCTCGGACAATATGAAGGCTATAGGGATGATCCAACAGTTCCTGATAACTCAAATACTCCAACTTTTGCAACTGTAATTCTGAGAATAAACAATGAAAGATGGGAGG GTGTACCATTTATACTCAAGGCTGGGAAAGCATTGGATTCGAGAAAGGCAGACATTCGTGTTCAATTTAAGGATGTGCCTGGTGATATATTCAGAT GTAAAAAGCAGGGGAGAAATGAGTTTGTAATACGCCTTCAGCCATCAGAAGCCATGTACATGAAGCTTACG GTCAAGACGCCTGGACTGGAGATGCAGACTATCCAAAGTGAATTAGACTTGTCTTACGGGCAACGTTATCAAGGGGTCACAATCCCAGAGGCTTATGAACGTCTAATTCTTGACAT CATAAGAGGTGATCAGCAGCATTTTGTTCGCAGAGATGAGTTGAAG GTGGCATGGGAGATCTTCACACCTCTTCTGCACAGAATTGATGGTGGAGAAATGAAGCCGGTTCCATACAAACCGGGGAGCCGAGGTCCTGCAGCAGCAGATGAACTGCTAGAAAAAGCTGGTTATGTTCAAACACATGGCTATGTATGGATCCCTCCCGCCTTGTAG
- the LOC122302707 gene encoding prohibitin-3, mitochondrial-like has product MGSQAAVSFLTTIARAAFGLGAAATVLNSSLYNVDGGQRAVIFDRLRGIRDETVGEGTHFLVPWLQKPFIFDIRTKPHTFSSVSGTKDLQMVNLTLRVLSRPEVTKLPEIFQTLGLEYDEKVLPSIGNEVLKAVVAQFNADQLLTERPQVSALVRNGLMERARNFNIVLDDVAITHLSYGGEFSRAVEQKQVAQQEAERSKFVVAKAEQERRAAIIRAEGESEAAKMISDATAQAGMGLIELRKIEAMRENANTLAKSPNVAYLPGGQQMLMALNASR; this is encoded by the coding sequence ATGGGTAGCCAAGCTGCTGTTTCTTTCCTCACCACCATAGCACGCGCCGCCTTTGGTCTCGGCGCAGCCGCGACGGTCCTCAACTCCTCGCTTTACAACGTTGACGGTGGGCAGCGGGCCGTCATATTCGACCGTCTCCGCGGAATACGGGACGAGACCGTGGGGGAGGGGACACATTTCCTGGTTCCATGGCTCCAGAAGCCCTTCATCTTCGACATCCGAACCAAGCCCCACACTTTTTCCTCTGTCTCCGGCACCAAGGACCTCCAGATGGTCAATCTGACCCTCCGAGTCCTCTCTCGTCCCGAGGTCACGAAACTGCCAGAGATCTTCCAAACCCTAGGGCTCGAGTACGATGAGAAGGTTCTCCCATCTATCGGCAACGAGGTTCTCAAGGCCGTGGTGGCGCAGTTCAACGCTGACCAGCTGCTCACTGAGCGGCCTCAGGTCTCGGCCTTGGTCCGCAATGGCCTGATGGAGCGGGCCAGGAATTTTAACATCGTGCTCGACGACGTAGCGATCACGCACCTGTCTTACGGGGGGGAATTCTCACGCGCCGTAGAGCAGAAGCAAGTGGCCCAGCAGGAGGCCGAGCGGTCCAAGTTCGTGGTGGCGAAGGCGGAGCAAGAGAGGCGGGCCGCAATTATTCGGGCTGAGGGAGAGAGCGAGGCGGCAAAGATGATCTCGGACGCCACTGCACAGGCTGGGATGGGCCTTATCGAGCTCAGGAAGATTGAGGCTATGAGGGAGAACGCTAACACGCTGGCCAAGTCGCCAAATGTGGCATACCTGCCCGGCGGTCAGCAAATGCTCATGGCTCTCAATGCCTCGCGTTGA